The Chelonia mydas isolate rCheMyd1 chromosome 3, rCheMyd1.pri.v2, whole genome shotgun sequence genome includes a region encoding these proteins:
- the SLC17A5 gene encoding sialin isoform X3 produces MRAPAGREAEPEDAADRTPLLGESQPGTVPTCCSARYNLALLAFFGFFLLYALRVNLSVALVDMVEPNTSLAKNTTSKVCPEHSSALNIPRNTTGKKYSWDADTQGWILGSFFYGYIITQIPGGYFARKIGGKLLLGFGILGTAVFTLFTPLAADLGVGYLIAVRALEGLGEGVTFPAMHAMWSSWAPPLERSKLLSISYAGAQLGTVVSLPLSGLICYYVNWIYVFYIFGALGVFWFLFWIWLVSDTPETHRRISPTEREYILSSLKDQLSTQKSVPWEPMLKSLPLWAIVVAHFSYNWTFYTLLTLLPTYMKEILRFDAQEQTPEDTIQEILQDAAKIDASLLAPWQKINALNTFLIPRISFILRGSIVAKVPLNKAAKIVQQLVKKWLFLPQRASNELVYIAHRHGGANVPRMTLR; encoded by the exons ATGCGGGCCCCGGCGGGCCGCGAGGCGGAGCCCGAAGACGCGGCGGACCGCACCCCGCTGCTGGGCGAGTCCCAGCCCGGCACAG TGCCTACATGCTGCTCTGCTCGCTACAATTTAGCATTACTGGCCTTTTTTGGATTCTTCCTGTTGTATGCATTACGTGTGAATCTAAGCGTTGCTCTTGTAGACATGGTAGAACCTAATACAAGTTTAGCGAAGAATACAACTTCCAAAGTGTGTCCAGAACATTCTTCTGCCCTAAACATACCTCGGAATACAACG ggGAAAAAGTATTCTTGGGATGCGGATACTCAAGGATGGATTCTTGGTTCCTTTTTCTATGGCTACATCATTACTCAGATTCCTGGTGGATATTTTGCACGTAAAATAGGAGGGAAGCTGTTGCTGGGGTTTGGCATCCTGGGTACCGCTGTCTTCACTCTGTTCACTCCCTTAGCGGCAGACTTGGGGGTTGGATACCTCATAGCAGTCAGAGCCTTGGAGGGGCTCGGAGAG GGTGTCACCTTTCCTGCTATGCATGCCATGTGGTCGTCTTGGGCTCCACCACTGGAACGCAGCAAGCTCCTTAGCATTTCATATGCAG GTGCACAGTTAGGAACAGTTGTGTCTCTTCCATTGTCTGGCTTAATTTGCTACTATGTGAACTGGATTTATGTATTCTACATATTTG GTGCACTTGGAGTATTCTGGTTCCTCTTCTGGATCTGGTTGGTGAGTGATACTCCGGAAACTCACAGAAGAATCTCTCCCACTGAAAGGGAATATATACTTTCTTCCCTCAAAGATCAG CTTTCTACTCAGAAGTCTGTACCGTGGGAACCCATGCTGAAATCCCTTCCACTCTGGGCTATTGTTGTGGCACACTTTTCTTATAACTGGACTTTCTACACTCTTCTCACACTATTGCCTACGTACATGAAGGAGATCTTGCGATTTGATGCACAAGAG CAGACacccgaggacaccatccaggagatcttgcaggatgccGCCAAGATCGACGCCTCCTTGCTAGCACCGTGGCAGAAGATAAacgccctgaacaccttcctgatcccccgcatctCATTCATCCTAAGGGGATCCATCGTGGcaaaggtacccctcaacaaggcagccAAGATCGTCCAGCAGCTGGTGAAaaagtggctgttccttccccagagagccagcaacgagctggTCTACATCGCCCACAGGCATGGTGGTGCCAATGTCCCCCGTATGACATTgcggtga